The proteins below come from a single Candidatus Kirkpatrickella diaphorinae genomic window:
- a CDS encoding ribonuclease D, whose product MASSPQAQPLLHDGDLPSGLDFGAVVAIDTEAMGLNPHRDRLCLVQLSAGDGTAHLVQIRPPRPDGGYADCPNLKALLTDPQTTKLMHFARFDVALLQHALKIDVTPIICTKIAARLVRTFTDRHGLAHLCRELLGIELLKQQQTSDWGAEILNKEQLAYAASDVLYLHALWAKLKALLEREDRMALAQACFDFLPTRAKLDILGYTDPDIFSHRA is encoded by the coding sequence ATGGCTTCCAGCCCGCAAGCCCAACCCCTCCTCCATGATGGAGACCTGCCATCCGGCCTTGATTTCGGCGCTGTTGTCGCGATCGATACGGAAGCCATGGGGCTCAACCCGCATCGAGACCGGCTTTGCCTTGTGCAGCTTTCCGCCGGTGATGGCACGGCGCATCTTGTGCAGATCAGACCGCCCCGGCCCGATGGAGGCTACGCGGATTGCCCCAATCTCAAAGCGCTGCTGACAGACCCGCAAACGACGAAGCTCATGCATTTTGCGCGTTTCGATGTCGCCCTCCTGCAACATGCCCTCAAAATTGACGTGACGCCCATCATTTGCACGAAAATCGCCGCGCGCCTCGTGCGCACTTTCACCGATCGTCACGGCCTGGCGCATTTATGCCGGGAGCTTCTGGGCATTGAGTTATTGAAGCAACAACAGACGTCCGACTGGGGCGCCGAAATTCTCAATAAAGAGCAATTGGCTTACGCGGCCTCCGATGTCCTCTATCTTCACGCTTTGTGGGCGAAGCTCAAGGCCCTTCTGGAGCGGGAAGACCGCATGGCGCTTGCCCAGGCCTGTTTCGATTTCCTCCCGACACGGGCGAAGCTGGACATATTAGGTTACACGGACCCTGACATATTCTCCCACCGCGCTTGA
- a CDS encoding KpsF/GutQ family sugar-phosphate isomerase, whose amino-acid sequence MSVLQSAIDAIDAESVGLARLREALTCDATFQNAFTEATQLILSMRGRLVVSGIGKSGHVGRKIQATLASTGTPSLFLHPAEAAHGDLGMVRQDDVLLLISYSGETGELVAVIEHAIRNNLSVIAMTGHAQSTLARASRVLLLLPMAAEACPMGLAPTTSTLMQLALGDALAVSLLQKRQFSAHDFGAFHPGGKLGTALRPISQLMHSGAAMPLGRPDMTLTDVIVEMTRKTFGCIGIIDDERRLIGLISDGDLRPALSGDLKTRTARDIMNVSPLTTEPSRLAQEVLQLMTERARPVSSVFILDESGRPQGIVHLHDLLRVTVP is encoded by the coding sequence ATGAGTGTTCTCCAATCTGCGATTGACGCAATCGACGCGGAAAGCGTCGGGCTTGCGCGTCTGCGGGAGGCCCTCACCTGCGACGCGACGTTTCAGAACGCCTTCACGGAGGCGACCCAACTTATCCTGTCGATGCGGGGCCGCCTGGTTGTCTCCGGCATCGGGAAATCCGGGCATGTCGGTCGTAAAATACAGGCCACGCTGGCTTCAACAGGCACGCCCTCGCTCTTCCTGCATCCGGCGGAAGCCGCCCATGGCGATCTTGGCATGGTGCGTCAGGACGATGTCCTGCTCCTGATCTCTTACTCCGGCGAAACGGGGGAGCTTGTCGCCGTCATTGAACATGCCATCCGGAATAATCTCTCTGTCATCGCAATGACGGGCCATGCGCAAAGCACGTTGGCGCGCGCCAGCCGCGTGCTCTTGCTCCTCCCCATGGCAGCGGAAGCCTGCCCGATGGGCCTGGCCCCGACCACAAGTACGCTCATGCAATTGGCTTTGGGCGATGCGCTGGCGGTCTCCTTATTACAGAAGCGGCAATTCTCCGCCCATGATTTCGGCGCATTTCACCCTGGTGGCAAATTGGGCACGGCGCTGCGGCCCATCTCACAATTGATGCATTCAGGCGCGGCCATGCCTCTGGGTCGGCCGGACATGACCCTCACCGACGTCATTGTTGAGATGACGCGTAAGACGTTCGGATGTATCGGGATTATTGATGACGAGCGACGGTTGATCGGCCTCATCAGTGATGGCGATTTGCGGCCCGCTTTATCCGGCGACCTCAAAACGCGCACAGCGCGCGACATCATGAATGTCTCGCCCCTGACGACCGAACCCTCACGACTGGCGCAAGAGGTGCTGCAATTAATGACGGAGCGTGCACGCCCTGTCTCCAGCGTTTTTATTCTGGATGAGTCAGGGCGCCCGCAAGGTATTGTGCATCTCCATGACCTCCTCCGTGTCACGGTTCCATGA
- the lptC gene encoding LPS export ABC transporter periplasmic protein LptC, giving the protein MNDTPRTPPPRRDDFQRDSEAQAAHRRALLDHQNERPRNLPTKASLHTRRKRLDMAKWVLPCVAILMLGSIAVWPEVARWVNVNQAVLKEMEEMRVQNGTLEDAVYRGLDNSNRPYMITAKFANQRDQDRIDLVDPVADLHLTSGGWAQIRADSGVYMQHEQTLNLRGHVVLYRDDGTLMNSPTADLDLHAGIIASSDWAHAEGPFGKLDAQGYFLDQHAGLLEFTGPERIVRNNDQNDTLPTRRKDETSSP; this is encoded by the coding sequence ATGAACGATACGCCACGCACACCGCCACCGCGACGGGATGACTTCCAACGCGACAGTGAGGCGCAGGCGGCCCATCGCCGCGCCCTGCTGGACCATCAGAATGAGCGGCCGCGCAACCTGCCCACCAAGGCCTCCCTGCATACAAGGCGCAAGCGGCTTGATATGGCAAAATGGGTGCTGCCCTGTGTGGCCATTCTGATGCTGGGCTCCATTGCCGTCTGGCCCGAAGTGGCGCGCTGGGTCAATGTCAATCAGGCCGTCCTGAAAGAGATGGAAGAAATGCGCGTGCAGAATGGCACGCTGGAGGACGCGGTTTATCGCGGGCTTGATAATAGCAACCGGCCGTACATGATCACCGCGAAATTCGCCAATCAGCGGGATCAGGATCGCATCGACCTTGTGGACCCGGTGGCTGACCTGCATCTGACGAGCGGCGGCTGGGCGCAGATCCGTGCCGATAGCGGCGTTTACATGCAGCATGAGCAGACGTTGAACCTGCGCGGCCACGTCGTGCTCTATCGTGATGATGGAACGCTGATGAACAGCCCGACCGCAGATCTTGACCTCCATGCCGGGATCATCGCATCTTCAGACTGGGCACATGCGGAGGGCCCTTTTGGCAAGCTTGACGCGCAGGGCTATTTTCTGGACCAGCACGCCGGATTGCTTGAATTTACCGGGCCGGAGCGCATCGTTCGTAATAATGACCAGAACGACACGCTCCCGACACGTCGAAAGGATGAAACTTCCAGTCCATGA
- the gltB gene encoding glutamate synthase large subunit, whose protein sequence is MSENNFVTEWQNNVAALKNLYDPAQEKDACGVGLIAALDGKPRRDVVEAGIEALKALWHRGAVDADGKTGDGAGIHIEIPQNFFRDVIHYSGAGTEDARLAVGMIFLPKTDLVAQEAGRSIIESEVLNFGHSIYGWRQVPIDTRCIGEKANATRPEIEQIIIRNALGRSEDEFERDLYVIRRRIEKAASASQTDVYVCSLSCRSVIYKGMFLAENLTDFYPDLLHPQFISRFAIYHQRYSTNTFPTWKLAQPFRRIAHNGEINTLSGNVNWMRSHETRLAHPDFDAYMDDIKPVIQAAGSDTAMLDNVFELLALAGRPAPLVKTLLVPASLSQASGLTKDERALFHYHNAVMEPWDGPAALCATDGRWVIAGLDRAGLRPLRYTMTTDGLLIVGSETGMVHVEDARVTAKGRLGPGETLGFNLDKAQLYMPDEMLRHLAAQKPFASWTERTRNIKAIVRDDVAEPVTLDDDALMRRQLAMSLTYEDLEMILHPMIENASEAIGSMGDDAPLQVLSKTYRGLAHYFRQGFSQVTNPPIDSLRELNVMSLATRLGNLGNILDQTPDQCDMLLLPSPVLTNGEFEALRQFCGREAQMIDCTFPLAEGEAGLKQAITRIRREAEESVRGGCTHLFLSDEKQDASRVAIPMILATASVHIHLVRQSLRTFTSLNVRSSDVLDVHGMAVTIGVGATSVNPFLAQEAIANRLKRGLFGALSLRDAVERYRKALDKGLLKIMSKSGISIVASYRGGYNFEAVGLSRAFVAEFFPGMPSRISGIGLPGLARNVITAHRAAWGEDVQALPIGGLYKLRRKGEVHAFNGQLIHMLQSAVSSENFALYQRYADAVRQQPPVALRDLLDFRKNRQPIPVDQVESITKIRRRLVAPGISLGALSPEAHETLAIAMNRIGAKSDSGEGGEDPARFRPRENGDNPSSAIKQVASGRFGVTAEYLNSCREIEIKVAQGAKPGEGGQLPGFKVTELIARLRHATKGVTLISPPPHHDIYSIEDLAQLIYDLKQINPDATVTVKLVARSGIGTIAAGVAKAKADAIMISGHSGGTGASPQSSIKHAGLPWEMGLSEAHQVLMLNRLRHRIVLRTDGGIKTGRDVVIAAMLGAEEFGIGTAALVAMGCIMVRQCHSNTCPVGVCVQDETLRAKFEGTPEKVINLFSFIAEDVRNILAELGYSKLEDVIGRTDLLHQVSRGADYLDDLDLNSLLVQADPGPYARYCTREGRNPVPDALDEQVIADAKPFFDHREKLQLHYTVQNTDRAIGTRISSMITRRYGMNALPDDHLTLRLRGAAGQSLGAFAVKGLKLDVVGDANDYVGKGLSGGTIVVRPPPTAHWRSQENAIIGNTVLYGATSGALFAAGQAGERFAVRNSGALSVIEGCGANACEYMTGGEVVILGQTGANFGAGFTGGMAFVLDVEGRFEEKLNRETLLWSRVIAPQWQARLRHLVERHVSETRSAYAQEILHRWEDHLPRFWMIVPQDYARSIGFDVTDAPESLRA, encoded by the coding sequence ATGTCAGAAAATAACTTCGTCACGGAATGGCAGAATAACGTCGCCGCCCTCAAAAATCTCTATGACCCCGCGCAGGAGAAAGACGCATGTGGCGTTGGTCTTATCGCCGCGTTGGACGGGAAGCCCCGCCGCGATGTGGTTGAGGCGGGCATTGAGGCGTTAAAGGCCCTCTGGCATCGCGGTGCCGTGGATGCTGATGGCAAGACGGGTGACGGCGCAGGTATTCATATAGAAATTCCGCAGAACTTCTTCCGGGATGTGATTCATTATAGCGGTGCGGGGACGGAAGATGCCCGGCTCGCTGTCGGTATGATCTTCCTGCCGAAAACGGACCTCGTCGCGCAGGAGGCCGGGCGCTCCATCATTGAGAGTGAAGTTCTTAATTTCGGCCACAGCATTTATGGCTGGCGACAAGTGCCGATCGACACGCGATGCATCGGGGAAAAAGCCAATGCGACCCGGCCGGAAATTGAGCAGATCATTATCCGCAATGCGCTCGGCCGTTCGGAAGATGAATTTGAGCGCGACCTTTACGTTATCCGGCGTCGTATCGAGAAAGCTGCTTCCGCCAGCCAGACGGACGTTTATGTCTGCTCCCTTTCCTGCCGGTCCGTCATTTATAAAGGCATGTTCCTGGCGGAGAATCTGACGGATTTTTATCCGGATCTGCTCCATCCGCAGTTCATCTCGCGCTTCGCCATTTACCATCAGCGTTACTCAACCAACACATTCCCGACCTGGAAGCTCGCCCAGCCTTTCCGGCGCATTGCCCATAATGGCGAAATCAACACGCTTTCCGGCAATGTCAATTGGATGCGCAGCCATGAAACGCGCCTGGCCCATCCGGATTTCGACGCTTACATGGATGATATCAAACCCGTCATACAGGCTGCGGGCTCTGACACGGCGATGCTGGATAATGTGTTTGAGCTTCTCGCGCTCGCCGGGCGACCGGCGCCGCTGGTCAAAACCTTGCTCGTCCCGGCATCTCTGAGCCAGGCCTCGGGGCTGACGAAAGATGAGCGCGCGCTGTTTCATTATCATAATGCGGTGATGGAGCCGTGGGATGGCCCGGCCGCCCTCTGCGCCACGGATGGGCGTTGGGTGATTGCGGGGCTGGATCGCGCCGGTCTGCGGCCTCTGCGTTATACGATGACGACGGACGGATTGCTGATTGTCGGTTCGGAAACCGGGATGGTGCATGTTGAAGATGCGCGCGTCACCGCCAAGGGGCGGTTGGGCCCGGGCGAGACGCTGGGCTTCAACCTGGATAAAGCGCAGCTTTACATGCCCGATGAGATGCTGCGCCACCTCGCGGCACAAAAACCGTTTGCCTCCTGGACAGAGCGGACGCGAAACATCAAGGCCATCGTGCGGGATGACGTCGCGGAACCCGTTACACTTGATGATGACGCCCTCATGCGGCGGCAACTCGCCATGAGCCTGACTTACGAAGATCTGGAGATGATCCTTCATCCCATGATCGAGAATGCGTCCGAAGCCATCGGCTCCATGGGGGATGATGCGCCCTTGCAGGTGCTGTCAAAGACCTATCGTGGCCTGGCGCATTATTTCCGTCAGGGTTTCAGCCAGGTCACGAACCCACCCATCGATTCGCTGCGTGAACTGAACGTGATGAGTCTGGCCACGCGCCTCGGCAATCTGGGCAATATACTCGACCAGACGCCGGACCAATGCGACATGTTGCTTCTGCCCAGCCCCGTCCTGACGAATGGTGAGTTCGAAGCGTTGCGGCAGTTCTGTGGACGTGAAGCGCAGATGATTGACTGCACCTTCCCGCTTGCGGAAGGGGAGGCGGGTTTGAAACAGGCAATCACCCGCATCCGGCGTGAGGCGGAGGAAAGTGTGCGCGGTGGATGCACCCATCTCTTCTTATCCGATGAGAAACAGGACGCATCCCGGGTCGCGATCCCGATGATTTTGGCGACGGCGTCGGTGCATATTCATCTGGTGCGGCAATCTTTGCGGACGTTTACATCGCTCAATGTCCGGTCATCCGACGTGCTTGACGTGCATGGTATGGCGGTAACAATTGGCGTGGGCGCGACGTCCGTCAATCCATTCCTCGCGCAGGAGGCCATCGCCAACCGCCTCAAACGCGGCCTTTTCGGTGCTCTGAGTTTACGGGATGCGGTCGAGCGTTATCGCAAGGCGCTGGATAAGGGCCTCCTCAAAATCATGTCGAAATCCGGCATTTCCATCGTGGCGAGCTATCGCGGTGGCTATAATTTTGAGGCGGTTGGTTTATCGCGTGCTTTTGTCGCGGAGTTTTTCCCCGGCATGCCCTCGCGTATCTCAGGGATCGGCCTACCCGGACTGGCGCGCAACGTCATCACGGCCCATCGCGCAGCCTGGGGGGAGGATGTCCAGGCGCTTCCCATTGGCGGGCTTTACAAACTGCGCCGCAAGGGTGAGGTCCATGCGTTCAACGGGCAATTGATCCATATGCTGCAAAGCGCGGTGAGTAGCGAAAATTTCGCGCTCTATCAGCGTTATGCGGACGCCGTGCGCCAGCAACCGCCCGTCGCATTGCGGGACCTCCTCGATTTCCGCAAAAACCGTCAGCCTATCCCGGTTGATCAGGTGGAAAGCATCACGAAAATCCGCCGTCGCCTTGTTGCGCCGGGGATTTCCCTTGGGGCGCTGAGCCCGGAAGCGCATGAGACGCTGGCAATCGCCATGAATCGCATCGGTGCCAAATCTGATTCCGGTGAAGGCGGTGAGGATCCTGCGCGTTTTCGCCCGCGGGAAAACGGGGATAATCCGAGTTCAGCCATCAAGCAGGTGGCGTCCGGGCGCTTTGGCGTCACGGCGGAATATCTCAATAGCTGCCGGGAGATTGAAATCAAGGTCGCGCAGGGCGCCAAACCGGGTGAGGGCGGCCAGTTGCCGGGCTTCAAAGTTACGGAGTTGATTGCGCGCCTGCGCCACGCGACGAAAGGCGTGACGCTGATCTCCCCCCCGCCGCATCATGATATTTATTCGATCGAGGACCTCGCACAGCTTATTTACGACCTCAAGCAGATCAACCCCGATGCCACAGTGACGGTTAAGCTCGTCGCACGGAGCGGGATCGGCACGATCGCGGCGGGGGTCGCGAAGGCCAAGGCGGATGCGATCATGATTTCGGGTCATAGTGGGGGAACAGGGGCCAGCCCGCAATCTTCCATCAAACATGCGGGCCTTCCGTGGGAGATGGGGTTGAGTGAGGCGCATCAGGTGCTGATGCTCAACCGGCTGCGCCATCGCATCGTCCTGCGCACGGATGGCGGGATCAAAACCGGGCGGGATGTCGTGATCGCCGCCATGCTCGGCGCGGAGGAATTCGGGATTGGCACGGCGGCGCTGGTTGCGATGGGGTGCATTATGGTGCGTCAATGTCACTCTAACACCTGTCCCGTCGGTGTGTGTGTGCAGGATGAGACGCTGCGCGCCAAATTTGAAGGCACGCCGGAGAAAGTCATCAATCTTTTCTCCTTCATCGCGGAGGATGTCCGCAATATCCTGGCGGAGCTTGGTTACAGTAAGCTGGAAGACGTGATCGGACGCACGGATCTTCTGCATCAGGTTTCACGCGGGGCGGATTATCTGGACGATCTCGACCTGAATTCCCTCCTCGTCCAGGCCGATCCGGGGCCCTATGCACGTTATTGCACGCGTGAAGGCCGGAACCCGGTGCCGGATGCGCTGGATGAGCAGGTCATCGCGGACGCCAAGCCCTTTTTTGACCATCGTGAAAAATTGCAATTGCATTACACGGTGCAGAATACGGATCGCGCCATTGGTACGCGCATTTCGTCCATGATCACCCGGCGCTATGGGATGAATGCCCTGCCGGATGACCATCTGACCCTGCGGCTGCGTGGCGCGGCGGGGCAGTCACTCGGAGCTTTCGCCGTCAAGGGCCTTAAACTTGATGTTGTCGGAGATGCGAATGACTATGTTGGGAAAGGTCTTTCCGGCGGCACGATCGTCGTCCGGCCGCCCCCGACAGCCCATTGGCGATCACAGGAAAACGCGATTATCGGCAATACGGTGCTGTATGGCGCGACGTCCGGCGCGCTCTTTGCAGCGGGGCAGGCGGGTGAGCGCTTCGCGGTCCGCAATTCCGGCGCGCTCAGCGTCATTGAAGGCTGCGGCGCGAATGCGTGCGAATATATGACAGGTGGGGAAGTCGTCATACTCGGACAGACAGGCGCAAATTTTGGCGCTGGCTTCACTGGCGGCATGGCGTTTGTGCTGGATGTAGAGGGGCGGTTTGAGGAGAAGCTGAACCGTGAAACCCTATTATGGAGTCGCGTCATCGCGCCTCAATGGCAGGCGCGGCTGCGGCACCTTGTCGAACGTCACGTTTCGGAAACGCGCAGTGCCTATGCGCAGGAGATCCTGCATCGTTGGGAGGATCATCTCCCGCGTTTCTGGATGATTGTGCCACAGGATTATGCGCGGTCAATCGGCTTTGACGTGACGGACGCGCCGGAAAGCCTGCGCGCCTGA
- a CDS encoding NAD(P)-dependent oxidoreductase, translated as MVERMLQFVSVPQEMPQKRDADARRRDFAEIYKNFALKQAERQASRCSQCGVPFCSVHCPLGNNIPDWLMLTAEGRLEEAYAVSSATNSFPEICGRVCPQDRLCEGNCVIQKGFESVTIGAVEKFVTENAFAEGWVKPRLPRVELAQSVAIIGAGPAGLAAAERLRARGYQVHVYDRHDRIGGLLVYGIPSFKLEKDIIARRHDLLVRQGIQFHLKTEIGEGEGRISFAALRDQHDAVFIATGVYQSRDIALPGAARAGVIQALAYLTESNKRGYHDVPDTETTLHARDRRVVVIGGGDTAMDCVRTAIRQGAASVTCLYRRDRVNMPGSAQEVRNAEEEGVTFSWLTTPVEFIGAQQIEAIKVQAMRLGGIGPTGRRDVEPVPGDVQQIQADLVILALGFEPEDLRADWRVPELGVTHWGTVQTRPGQYETNLEGIFAGGDIVRGASLVVWAIRDGQEAAESMHAYLKARDAAESHAAAAMMKKRRVGE; from the coding sequence ATGGTCGAGCGGATGCTTCAATTTGTTTCTGTCCCGCAGGAAATGCCGCAGAAGCGTGATGCTGATGCGCGCCGACGGGATTTTGCAGAAATCTATAAAAACTTTGCGCTCAAACAGGCTGAGCGTCAGGCCAGCCGGTGCTCTCAATGCGGCGTGCCCTTCTGCTCCGTGCATTGTCCCCTGGGGAATAACATCCCCGATTGGCTGATGCTGACGGCGGAAGGGCGGTTGGAGGAAGCTTACGCGGTCTCCTCCGCGACAAACAGCTTCCCCGAAATTTGTGGCCGCGTCTGCCCGCAGGACCGCCTTTGTGAGGGCAATTGCGTCATCCAGAAGGGCTTTGAGAGCGTCACAATTGGCGCTGTCGAGAAATTCGTGACGGAAAATGCCTTTGCCGAGGGTTGGGTCAAGCCGCGTCTGCCGCGCGTGGAATTGGCGCAATCTGTCGCCATTATCGGTGCCGGTCCCGCGGGGCTTGCAGCAGCGGAGCGGCTTCGGGCGCGCGGTTATCAGGTCCATGTTTATGACCGGCATGACCGTATCGGCGGGTTGCTCGTCTACGGTATTCCCAGTTTCAAGCTTGAAAAAGACATTATCGCGCGGCGTCATGATCTGCTCGTCAGGCAGGGCATTCAGTTTCATCTCAAGACGGAAATCGGGGAAGGTGAGGGGCGCATCAGCTTTGCGGCATTGCGAGACCAGCATGATGCGGTTTTCATCGCGACGGGTGTTTATCAATCCCGGGATATCGCGCTCCCCGGCGCGGCGCGCGCGGGCGTCATTCAGGCTTTGGCCTACCTCACGGAGTCGAATAAACGCGGTTATCATGATGTTCCCGACACGGAAACCACTCTCCACGCCCGGGATCGCCGCGTCGTCGTGATTGGGGGCGGTGATACGGCCATGGATTGCGTGCGCACGGCGATTCGGCAGGGTGCTGCTTCCGTGACCTGCCTTTATCGGCGGGATCGTGTAAATATGCCCGGCTCAGCGCAGGAAGTGCGGAATGCGGAGGAGGAGGGCGTCACTTTCTCCTGGCTCACCACGCCGGTCGAATTTATCGGCGCACAGCAGATTGAGGCGATCAAGGTGCAGGCCATGCGCCTGGGCGGTATCGGCCCGACGGGACGACGGGATGTTGAGCCTGTGCCCGGCGATGTCCAGCAGATTCAGGCGGATCTTGTCATATTGGCGCTTGGTTTTGAGCCGGAAGACCTGCGTGCTGACTGGCGCGTGCCTGAATTGGGCGTGACACATTGGGGCACGGTGCAGACCCGCCCCGGGCAATATGAGACAAACCTTGAAGGCATATTTGCTGGCGGGGATATTGTGCGCGGCGCCTCCCTCGTTGTCTGGGCCATACGTGATGGGCAGGAGGCCGCTGAATCCATGCACGCTTATCTCAAGGCGCGTGACGCGGCCGAATCGCACGCAGCGGCGGCGATGATGAAAAAGCGCCGGGTGGGGGAATAA
- a CDS encoding AMP nucleosidase has translation MDETQDLEALSRVGSAFERAATAESAYERLVALYEGEVARVAASIKGEGKGSSYYPYLAFFQRHNAADITARARYDILLEPGFYGTTITRPKLYDAYLRDQLADLMATYRAPVYVGLSRRPIPLPYVVKSGEGLSVEMLQRHGAGFDLPDLHATDDDIANCVYKPESEAPRPLSLFSAERTDYSLARLHHYTGTSPEHFQKFILLTNYQRYVDGFRDFAAAQLGEEYTHFVAPGDTVYGKEGPISGEEPSSLPQMPAYHLCRPDGHGITLVNIGVGPSNAKTITDHLAVLRPHCWLMVGHCAGLRRSQKLGDYVLAHGYVRDDNVLNDMLPAWVPVPPIAEVQVALQQATQEVTQLGPSEIKTRMRTGTVLTTDDRNWELRLRALFSQINMSRAIAVDMESATIAANGFRFRVPYGTLLCVSDRPLHGELKLPGMANTFYRTRISQHLMIGIETMRALRRNGVDHLHSRKLRGFDEPPFR, from the coding sequence ATGGACGAAACGCAGGATCTGGAGGCATTATCGCGCGTGGGTTCGGCGTTTGAACGCGCCGCGACGGCGGAAAGCGCCTATGAACGCCTCGTCGCGCTCTATGAGGGTGAGGTCGCCCGCGTTGCGGCGTCCATTAAGGGAGAGGGGAAAGGGTCGAGCTATTATCCCTATCTCGCTTTCTTTCAGCGCCATAATGCGGCGGATATCACGGCGCGTGCCCGATATGATATTCTGCTTGAACCCGGATTTTACGGCACGACCATCACCCGCCCGAAACTTTACGACGCGTATTTGCGGGATCAGCTTGCAGATCTGATGGCAACTTACAGGGCGCCCGTTTATGTCGGGCTCTCCCGACGTCCTATTCCGCTGCCTTATGTCGTCAAATCCGGCGAGGGGCTTTCGGTTGAAATGCTGCAACGTCATGGCGCGGGGTTTGACCTGCCGGACCTGCATGCAACGGATGATGACATCGCCAATTGCGTCTATAAGCCGGAAAGCGAAGCCCCGCGTCCCCTCTCATTATTCTCAGCGGAGCGGACGGATTATTCCCTCGCGAGGCTGCATCATTATACGGGGACATCGCCCGAGCATTTCCAGAAATTCATCCTCCTCACCAATTATCAACGTTACGTCGATGGCTTCAGGGATTTTGCCGCGGCACAATTGGGGGAGGAATATACGCATTTCGTCGCGCCGGGGGATACGGTCTATGGCAAGGAGGGGCCGATCTCCGGTGAGGAGCCTTCAAGCCTGCCGCAAATGCCTGCCTATCATTTATGTCGGCCGGATGGTCACGGCATCACCCTCGTCAATATCGGGGTGGGGCCGTCAAACGCCAAGACGATCACGGATCACCTCGCCGTGTTGCGGCCGCATTGCTGGCTGATGGTTGGCCATTGTGCGGGACTGCGACGTTCCCAGAAGCTGGGTGATTATGTGCTGGCCCATGGCTATGTGCGCGATGATAATGTCCTGAACGACATGCTGCCTGCCTGGGTGCCGGTGCCCCCCATTGCGGAGGTGCAGGTGGCGCTGCAACAGGCCACGCAGGAAGTGACGCAGCTTGGCCCGTCGGAAATCAAAACCCGTATGCGCACCGGCACCGTCCTGACAACGGATGACCGTAATTGGGAATTGCGCCTGCGCGCCCTTTTCTCCCAGATCAATATGAGCCGTGCCATTGCCGTGGATATGGAATCGGCGACCATCGCAGCAAATGGTTTTCGCTTCCGTGTCCCTTACGGGACGCTGCTTTGCGTCTCGGACCGCCCTTTGCATGGTGAGTTGAAACTCCCCGGCATGGCCAACACATTTTACCGGACGCGTATTTCCCAACATTTGATGATCGGCATTGAAACAATGCGCGCTTTGCGACGCAATGGAGTCGATCACCTCCACTCCCGCAAATTAAGAGGCTTTGACGAGCCGCCTTTCCGCTGA
- the galE gene encoding UDP-glucose 4-epimerase GalE: MRYLVTGGAGYIGSHIVLALLDAGHEVEIIDNLSTGHRKAVPSAARLHEVDLRDGAALASIFGAHQWDGVFHLAALSIVGESMRDPLHYLEHNFTSSLNLIRSCTQHGVRKMVFSSTAALFGGPDRHGAITEDAAIIPGSAYGESKFFIERTLHWADQVHGLRSACLRYFNAAGADPDGRAGEDHKPETHLIPLALDAMLHRRPALQIFGTDYETPDGTCIRDYTHVSDIAAAHICVLDVLDQRSVAYNLGTGTGHSNLDVLKSIARVSGRDVPWHAAERRAGDPSGLVADATSFTRDTGWTPRYAAIDQIIATALAWRARHPDGYGDAARQIDAASVMRR; the protein is encoded by the coding sequence ATGCGTTACCTGGTGACGGGCGGGGCCGGCTATATCGGGAGTCATATCGTCCTCGCTCTTTTAGATGCGGGGCATGAGGTCGAGATCATCGATAATCTGTCGACCGGCCATCGGAAGGCCGTGCCCTCTGCCGCCCGCCTGCATGAGGTTGACCTGCGCGATGGCGCGGCGCTCGCATCGATTTTCGGGGCGCATCAATGGGATGGCGTGTTTCATCTTGCCGCGCTCTCCATCGTGGGGGAAAGTATGCGCGACCCCCTTCATTACCTTGAGCATAATTTCACCTCATCGCTGAACCTGATTAGATCCTGCACGCAGCACGGCGTTCGCAAGATGGTATTTTCCTCAACCGCCGCGCTCTTCGGGGGGCCGGACCGGCACGGCGCCATCACAGAGGATGCCGCGATCATTCCGGGCTCAGCCTATGGGGAAAGCAAGTTCTTCATTGAGCGCACATTACATTGGGCGGATCAGGTGCATGGCCTCCGCAGTGCCTGCCTGCGTTATTTCAACGCGGCCGGGGCGGACCCTGACGGCCGCGCGGGGGAAGATCACAAGCCGGAAACGCACCTCATCCCGCTTGCCCTCGATGCAATGCTGCACCGCCGTCCCGCCTTGCAGATTTTCGGCACGGATTATGAGACGCCTGACGGGACCTGCATCCGCGATTACACGCATGTATCCGATATTGCCGCGGCGCATATTTGCGTTCTGGACGTGTTAGACCAGCGCAGCGTCGCCTATAATCTCGGCACCGGCACCGGGCATTCCAATCTCGACGTTTTAAAGAGTATCGCACGCGTCAGCGGTCGCGATGTCCCGTGGCATGCGGCGGAGAGACGGGCCGGCGACCCGTCCGGCCTGGTCGCTGATGCGACGTCTTTCACAAGAGATACGGGTTGGACACCCCGTTATGCCGCAATTGATCAGATCATCGCGACGGCGCTCGCCTGGCGCGCGCGCCATCCTGATGGTTACGGAGATGCTGCGCGCCAGATCGATGCCGCCAGCGTGATGCGTCGGTAA